One window of Magallana gigas chromosome 2, xbMagGiga1.1, whole genome shotgun sequence genomic DNA carries:
- the LOC105346283 gene encoding divergent protein kinase domain 1B gives MLLSMNREFRLFFKRRKKRILQILCCGLDKEIMTAIYLCSFLVASLFLVIWQLSRDKCHTEKVVKQLCQDYKEGQIAGSWCHALCVDEIVQLHSCHHQNGPLLTFQYEDTVVKLPHSYKTSLPHSHLPEPLSMKQFHDMLHKFLHSKLGKVDFSRLLQKIDKYADFNNNGQLTYGEANSMWQLLNIHEFFILFIFDGDPIFPLKNGTCGPMYAYQHMKASPLFNKHNKTFLDNFFSNTYRWMFPSWDKRVNVAVGLLEYGITFSETYNSKFYMCDYVEQCFGYTQQYEVSLVSFENIMSEHMIGNILEEKKCSKDSHCQYQNLCHSLCNKKIGRCTNEVRGPSQTSVCEVLRDYVLFDAPAPVQANLHDLLRKCDRIGQKIDKTGNNVELNQLNVWYNTVLFDIQELLWDKIKNKPANWLHPPKPKKKPKTHPKNTGQ, from the exons ATGTTGCTCTCCATGAACAGAGAATTCCGTCTCTTCTTCAAAAGGAGAAAAAAGAGAATATTGCAAATTCTG tGTTGCGGATTGGACAAGGAGATAATGACTGCCATATACCTGTGCTCTTTCCTTGTTGCCTCTCTTTTTCTGGTGATTTGGCAGCTAAGTCGAGACAAATGTCATACAGAAAAAGTGGTCAAACAGTTG TGTCAGGACTATAAAGAGGGCCAAATAGCTGGTTCATGGTGCCATGCTCTTTGTGTAGATGAAATTGTGCAACTCCACAGCTGTCATCATCAAAATGGTCCATTACTg ACATTCCAATATGAAGACACAGTTGTCAAACTACCTCATTCTTACAAGACTTCTCTACCACATTCCCACCTTCCTGAACCATTGTCAATGAAGCAGTTCCATGATATGCTACACAAATTTCTGCATTCCAAACTAGGAAAAGTTGACTTTTCTAGGTTGTTACAAAAGATTGACAAATATGCTGACTTCAATAACAATGGGCAG TTAACCTATGGGGAAGCAAACTCAATGTGGCAACTTCTCAACATCCATGAgtttttcatactttttatcTTTGATGGAGATCCAATATTTCCCCTGAAAAATGGCACTTGTGGGCCGATGTATGCCTATCAGCACATGAAAGCCAGTCCTCTATTTAACAAGCACAACAAGACGTTTTTGGataattttttctcaaacaCATATCGATGGATGTTCCCCTCATGGGACAAGCGAGTTAATGTGGCAGTGGGGTTGCTAGAATATGGCATTACATTTTCTGAGACCTACAATTCAAAGTTCTACATGTGTGATTATGTGGAGCAGTGTTTTGGCTATACACAGCAGTATGAAGTTAGTTTAGTTTCTTTTGAAAACATTATGTCAGAACACATGATAGGGAATATTCTAGAGGAAAAGAAGTGTTCAAAAGACTCACATTGCCAATATCAAAATCTTTGTCATTCACTGTGCAATAAAAAGATAGGACGCTGTACTAATGAAGTTAGGGGACCATCTCAAACTTCCGTTTGTGAAGTACTTAGAGATTATGTTTTGTTTGATGCACCAGCTCCTGTACAAGCAAACCTGCATGATTTGTTAAGGAAATGTGATAGAATAGGTCAGAAAATTGATAAAACGGGGAACAATGTTGAGTTGAATCAGCTGAATGTTTGGTACAACACAGTTTTGTTTGACATCCAGGAACTTCTAtgggataaaataaaaaacaaacctgCTAACTGGCTCCATCCACCCAAGCCAAAGAAAAAGCCCAAAACACATCCCAAGAACACTGGTCAATAA